The sequence GTGACGATGTGGCGTGGTTAGCAGCAGGGCTCTCGACGACAGGCGCATTACGTCAGCGGCAGCACTTGGCGCACGCTGATCCAGCTCGGCGAATGAACATCGCGCGGTGGGTGTTTGAAGAAAAGATCGAAGCGATGCGATCGGAGATAGAGCAAGGCTGGCTGTCCAACAGCGACAGGCTACGTCACGCGTTCTCACGCGCTGAGGCTACCGTAAATCTAGCGCGTGATATCGCGTCGCTTTCAGGTGTGGAAGGCGCCCTTGCCGCCGACTGGTTTGCTGCGTTGGCGTCGAGTGTGGAAGCGCGTTGGAGCTTCCACGGCCGTAATCGCAGACCGCCGCGTGACCCGTTGAATGCATTGCTTTCCTATGGATACGCGTTCGCCTGCGCCGACGCGTTGGCCGCCGTGCAGCGTCTAGGATTTGACCCTGCCATTGGCTTCTTGCACGACATCTACCCCGGTCGCTATTCCCTACCGCTCGATGCCATGGAGTGTCTGCGCCCATGCGTCGATAGAGTTGCCGTGAAATTGTTGGAGTCCGAGCTGACGCCCGAGAATTTTTCGGATGATCCCATCAAGGGCTGTCGGCTCGACAAAACCGCTCGCCTTGCACTGATCCGCGGTTGGCATCAAGCGCGCGAAGTCTCGGTAGAGCGTGCGCTGTCCCGCTGGTGTCATACATTGCGCACGCGATTGGGCGAAGAGCCCGCACCCTTTTGACCAGGTTGGCCTTATTAGCGGAAAGCACAGCACATGCTGCCGCACCGCCGTTAGCATGCCGTGCTCAAGTCGCGGTATACTTTGGCCGTCCACCTCGATCCCAAAAATGTCCGCCTCATCAGTAAACTTTTTGCGCTCTCTGACATGTGTCGAAACGCGCTTACAAGCAGCTGAATTCAAAGCGTTTATTTTTGTGAAGGCAGTCGGACAATTGCCCCGCAACTTAGGGGATTAAGACTACAGCAAAGCCCGCTGAAGTTTTCTTTTCTAGTCGGACAATTGCCCCGCAACTTAGGGGATTAAGACGCAGCCATCTCGGCGGGGTCGAACTGCACAAACGGTCGGACAATTGCCCCGCAACTTAGGGGATTAAGACGCGCCGCCCAGTGCTGCGATAGTTTGCGCAAGCGTCGGACAATTGCCCCGCAACTTAGGGGATTAAGACGGCTAGGCTGGCGCGGCGGCGCCGATGGTGGTGGGTCGGACAATTGCCCCGCAACTTAGGGGATTAAGACTTCTTCGCCGTTGTAGTACCCAATTGGCGTCGTGTCGGACAATTGCCCCGCAACTTAGGGGATTAAGACACACCTGCGATGAGGCAAAGCGTGATAACTAACGTCGGACAATTGCCCCGCAACTTAGGGGATTAAGACTCCGCTGCGGCTTGATGCGTGCCGTAGACTCGTCGGACAATTGCCCCGCAACTTAGGGGATTAAGACATAAAAAAATCATATTTTAAAAAGAGTAGTAGGTCGGACAATTGCCCCGCAACTTAGAGGATTAAGACGAGCCACTCGTTCTTTGTCGGGAACACGTAGTGTCGGACAATTGCCCCGCAACTTAGGGGATTAAGACGCAATCCCGAGCAGGGGGTACGTACCCCGCAATGTCGGACAATTGCCCCGCAACTTAGGGTATTAAGACCCCTTTAA comes from Planctomycetia bacterium and encodes:
- the cas1 gene encoding CRISPR-associated endonuclease Cas1; translation: MSGLVCVVDRRGSSLEYAAGVLTVRSPENPLWRVGVSQLSLLIVHGRVIADTTVWRGLADAGVGVALTGGRHGDDVAWLAAGLSTTGALRQRQHLAHADPARRMNIARWVFEEKIEAMRSEIEQGWLSNSDRLRHAFSRAEATVNLARDIASLSGVEGALAADWFAALASSVEARWSFHGRNRRPPRDPLNALLSYGYAFACADALAAVQRLGFDPAIGFLHDIYPGRYSLPLDAMECLRPCVDRVAVKLLESELTPENFSDDPIKGCRLDKTARLALIRGWHQAREVSVERALSRWCHTLRTRLGEEPAPF